In Porites lutea chromosome 8, jaPorLute2.1, whole genome shotgun sequence, the genomic stretch GCAACTGCTTGGGGAATATCTGTTTTGAAAGGTAAGGttgcgaattttaaatttttcattcacgctagttgaaccttatttttgcgtgttgtcaacagttttgccgactttgaacaaaatcatcattgtaagtatttttttcttttgtttgtcttttagactggttatccaaaaaatacccaagtgaggTTTTGGAAAGTCTTTCACCAGAAGTTCTCTCTGAGAGGTTAAAGAAATTCTATCAAGAATTAAGGAAATCGCCGACAGAGCATTACAGTGCTTCAGCGCACTTGTCCATCAGAGCGGCCATTGATCGCCACTTGAACACACTGCCAGAGTTTAGCGGCATTTCTATCGTACGAGATCCgctatttaaaattgcaaataaatcccTGAGTGCTAAACTAAAACAGCTTAAAGCTCAAGGCTTTAAAGAAGTAAGTTGATAACTGAGCTTACGTTCGTGTCAAACTCATTGCAATAGAGACGTTGAGAAAGACGTTTactgcttgttaaattttttcagaaagtcattttaaaccttttttaaataaagtcattcggtgttcatttaacaaccatgttcatgtagtttcggatatattttgtaaaaagtatgattaatttgttattaactttgaaacgtattaaattcaaaaccagcattttgtctggtttacctagtatatagttgtttcagtgtagtgtttctttgtgcagtgtattcaatttgaataataaaaatgttaacgcaCTCGTTGCTcgtgaattatcgggatttacctgcactcgttcactaacaatgaactcGAAATTTTCAATACCGCACTCGGCGGCCTCGTGCGGTATTGAAATTTCtcgttcattgttagtgaactcgtgcaggtaaatcccgataattcactCGCCGAGTGCGTTAACCTgtaattattcaccgaagtggaggtggctagtcctggatatttaccgaactgcgaagcagtgaggtaaat encodes the following:
- the LOC140946651 gene encoding uncharacterized protein, with the protein product MASGDSKFEDLSEADIDSLIDDAVPKNTKKATAWGISVLKDWLSKKYPSEVLESLSPEVLSERLKKFYQELRKSPTEHYSASAHLSIRAAIDRHLNTLPEFSGISIVRDPLFKIANKSLSAKLKQLKAQGFKEQTGKAFRLHLHEFGVARSEELEVNQ